The Edaphobacter sp. 12200R-103 genome contains a region encoding:
- a CDS encoding gluconate 2-dehydrogenase subunit 3 family protein — MQRRDVLKLLGSTAAISAFPREALAILEEANAKAAGTIRFRTLDAHQHETVATLAERIIPTTDTPGAKEVGVPEFIDLLLTEWYEPAETKEFLSGLADVDAGSKKKFGKAFVACSPEQQTELMKGLDAEAMDYAAQLRKRVTRSHVSIPQQTKPIPVNFFYTMKKLTLTGYYTSQIGFQKELGRSIIPPEHAGCAPLKVVQQ; from the coding sequence ATGCAACGGCGCGATGTTTTGAAATTGTTAGGTTCAACAGCAGCGATCTCGGCGTTTCCGCGTGAGGCGCTGGCAATATTGGAAGAGGCGAATGCGAAGGCAGCGGGCACCATACGCTTTAGAACCCTGGATGCTCATCAGCATGAGACCGTAGCTACGCTCGCAGAGAGGATCATCCCCACAACCGATACTCCTGGAGCAAAGGAAGTGGGCGTGCCTGAGTTCATCGATCTTCTACTGACGGAGTGGTACGAGCCCGCTGAGACGAAGGAGTTTCTGAGCGGTTTGGCTGATGTGGATGCAGGTAGCAAAAAGAAGTTCGGAAAGGCCTTCGTCGCCTGCTCGCCGGAACAGCAGACGGAGTTGATGAAGGGGCTGGACGCTGAGGCGATGGACTATGCCGCGCAGCTGCGGAAGAGGGTGACCAGAAGCCATGTCTCGATCCCGCAACAGACGAAGCCGATTCCGGTGAACTTCTTCTACACGATGAAGAAGCTGACGCTGACTGGCTATTACACCTCGCAGATTGGATTTCAAAAGGAACTGGGTAGGTCGATTATTCCTCCCGAACACGCGGGCTGCGCTCCGCTGAAGGTGGTGCAGCAATGA